From Bacillus sp. Bos-x628, the proteins below share one genomic window:
- a CDS encoding S8 family peptidase, with protein sequence MKVKSFGTGLCMASIILISITFGVADISAKEQAKKEYMIGFSSSVQDRVQKQLVQEAGGHVKESIEQIDMMKVSLNETSKEKLKQAKEVTFIEEDQKAKTSGQTVPYGIKSIKAQKVHKRGYAGQNVKVAVLDSGIDGKHEDVNVAGGISFVPTESDPLVDFHEHGTHVAGIIAALDNKIGVVGVAPKASLYAVKVADQNGNGYYSWIIKGIEWAIENHMDVLNISMGGASESEALEEAVDRAYDKGLLIVASAGNAGSYGSLNTIDYPAKYSSVVAVASVDQRRQRAFDSSVGEEIEVSAPGVSTLSTIPNNEYGYKSGTSMASPHVAGAAAVILSKHPNLTNKEVRERLSQTATKLGEPFYYGAGLVNLQKAAR encoded by the coding sequence GTGAAAGTAAAGTCATTTGGCACAGGGCTTTGTATGGCAAGTATAATACTGATATCAATCACATTTGGCGTAGCGGACATATCTGCAAAGGAGCAAGCAAAAAAAGAGTATATGATCGGCTTTTCTTCTTCCGTTCAAGATCGAGTACAAAAACAGCTTGTGCAAGAAGCTGGTGGACATGTGAAAGAATCAATAGAACAAATAGATATGATGAAAGTTTCATTGAATGAGACTTCGAAAGAAAAGCTGAAACAAGCAAAAGAAGTTACATTTATTGAAGAGGACCAAAAGGCGAAAACAAGTGGTCAAACCGTCCCTTACGGCATAAAGAGCATCAAAGCACAAAAGGTACATAAACGGGGATACGCTGGACAGAACGTCAAAGTCGCGGTACTGGATAGTGGCATTGATGGCAAGCACGAAGATGTAAACGTAGCAGGCGGTATCAGCTTTGTCCCAACTGAGTCTGACCCGCTGGTTGATTTTCACGAGCATGGAACGCATGTGGCAGGTATCATTGCAGCATTAGATAATAAAATTGGAGTCGTAGGTGTAGCGCCAAAAGCTTCTCTTTATGCAGTAAAGGTAGCAGATCAAAACGGTAATGGCTACTATAGCTGGATTATTAAAGGAATTGAATGGGCCATTGAGAATCACATGGATGTCTTGAATATTAGTATGGGGGGCGCAAGTGAATCAGAGGCGCTGGAGGAAGCCGTAGATAGGGCGTATGACAAAGGGCTTCTCATTGTGGCCTCCGCTGGGAATGCGGGTAGTTACGGTTCATTAAATACCATTGACTATCCTGCCAAATACAGCTCGGTTGTTGCTGTAGCATCTGTTGATCAAAGAAGGCAAAGAGCGTTTGATTCCTCTGTTGGAGAAGAAATCGAGGTATCAGCACCGGGCGTTTCGACGTTAAGCACAATTCCTAACAACGAATATGGCTATAAGAGCGGAACGTCAATGGCTTCACCACATGTAGCGGGCGCAGCCGCTGTTATTCTATCAAAACACCCAAACCTGACAAACAAAGAAGTGCGTGAAAGACTCTCGCAAACAGCCACAAAACTTGGGGAGCCATTTTATTATGGAGCAGGGCTTGTGAACTTACAAAAAGCTGCACGATAA
- a CDS encoding GNAT family N-acetyltransferase, translated as MKQLKWTCQTFEQLSKNDLYHLLMERVHVFVVEQTCPYPEIDDRDQKALHLIAKENGSIVAYCRIFQSGIVYQEASIGRVLVTQAHRKKGYGRLLLGAALEKLSELEEKSVKIQAQAYLKSFYESFGFEAVSDCYNEDGIPHLDMVMKKEG; from the coding sequence ATGAAGCAACTTAAATGGACGTGTCAAACATTTGAACAACTATCAAAAAACGACCTTTATCACCTATTAATGGAAAGGGTCCACGTATTTGTCGTGGAACAAACATGTCCTTATCCAGAAATAGATGATCGTGACCAAAAAGCTCTTCATTTAATAGCAAAAGAGAACGGCAGCATTGTTGCCTATTGCCGAATTTTTCAAAGTGGAATCGTGTATCAGGAAGCTTCTATCGGTCGTGTGCTTGTCACACAAGCGCACCGGAAGAAAGGCTATGGGAGATTACTACTTGGAGCTGCTTTGGAAAAGCTCAGCGAATTAGAAGAAAAAAGTGTGAAAATACAGGCGCAAGCCTATTTGAAGTCGTTTTACGAATCTTTTGGTTTTGAAGCTGTTTCAGACTGTTATAATGAAGATGGTATCCCGCATCTTGATATGGTGATGAAAAAGGAAGGATAG
- a CDS encoding NUDIX hydrolase codes for MKDFEEKTLTSKALYNGKIIDLIIEDVELPNGKQAKREIIKHPGAVAVIARTEENKIILVKQYRKALERAIVEIPAGKLEQGEEPKHTARRELEEETGYTTQHLKKLTAFYTSPGFADELVHIYLADQLVPLEEKRELDEDEFVEVMEVSLEEALHLIEKQHIYDAKTAYAIQYLQLQEVLE; via the coding sequence TTGAAAGACTTTGAAGAGAAAACATTAACATCTAAAGCATTATACAACGGGAAAATCATTGATTTGATTATTGAAGATGTTGAATTACCAAACGGTAAACAAGCTAAACGAGAAATCATTAAACATCCGGGTGCCGTAGCGGTCATTGCACGTACGGAAGAAAATAAGATCATTTTGGTCAAGCAATATCGTAAAGCATTAGAACGAGCGATTGTTGAAATCCCCGCTGGAAAATTGGAACAAGGTGAAGAGCCAAAACATACAGCACGAAGAGAATTAGAAGAAGAAACAGGATACACGACTCAGCATCTCAAAAAACTAACCGCTTTTTACACATCCCCTGGATTTGCGGATGAGCTTGTTCACATTTATTTGGCTGATCAATTAGTTCCGCTTGAAGAAAAAAGAGAACTTGATGAAGATGAATTTGTAGAAGTCATGGAGGTTTCCTTAGAAGAAGCATTGCACCTCATTGAAAAACAGCACATTTATGATGCAAAAACAGCTTATGCCATCCAGTATTTACAACTTCAAGAGGTACTTGAGTGA
- a CDS encoding TIGR00375 family protein: MREFFADIHIHIGRTRTGRAVKITGARSLTIDQILIEASQSKGMGMIGVIDAQSPEVLEELIDGVKEGRYSELDDGGLSFGQTVLLLGSELEINDGYSNGPIHVLAFMPTLIKMSEFSAWLALHMKNVHLSSQRLYVDGRTLQHKVKELGGLFIPAHIFTPHKSLYGKGVKASLTEVFDPNFIDAVELGLSCDTSMASQLSELNRYPFLTNSDAHSLGKIAREYTKILMDHASFREFALALQGKDGRKITGNYGLAPQLGKYYHTTCEKCGVRPNENDHVCQACGHTRFIKGVSERLKELADQESDKGKRPPYVHQLPLQFIPGVGARTLEKLKTVFQTEMNILHQATEKELKNVLPEKTANYIIKARKGEVGLIAGGGGVYGKVDINHEAT; the protein is encoded by the coding sequence ATGAGGGAGTTTTTTGCAGACATCCATATTCACATTGGCAGGACGAGAACAGGCAGGGCTGTCAAAATTACAGGTGCAAGGTCGTTAACCATTGATCAAATTTTAATAGAGGCGTCACAAAGTAAGGGGATGGGAATGATTGGTGTGATTGATGCGCAATCTCCCGAAGTTCTAGAAGAATTAATAGATGGTGTCAAGGAAGGGCGATATTCCGAACTGGATGATGGAGGTCTATCATTTGGACAAACGGTTTTATTGCTGGGCAGTGAACTAGAAATTAATGATGGATATTCAAATGGCCCAATTCATGTGCTTGCATTTATGCCAACATTAATAAAAATGTCTGAATTCTCAGCATGGCTAGCACTTCACATGAAGAATGTTCATTTGAGTTCACAGCGTCTATATGTTGATGGCAGAACTCTTCAGCACAAGGTAAAGGAGCTGGGAGGTTTATTTATCCCTGCGCATATTTTCACTCCTCATAAAAGTTTATATGGTAAAGGGGTAAAAGCTTCTTTAACCGAAGTGTTTGATCCGAACTTCATTGATGCTGTTGAGCTTGGACTCAGTTGTGATACGTCCATGGCTTCCCAGCTCAGTGAACTGAATCGCTATCCCTTTTTAACAAATTCAGATGCGCATTCCTTAGGGAAAATCGCACGAGAATATACAAAAATTCTAATGGATCATGCTTCCTTTAGAGAATTTGCATTAGCCCTTCAAGGGAAAGATGGTCGAAAAATTACGGGTAATTATGGACTTGCCCCTCAGCTCGGGAAATATTATCATACGACCTGTGAAAAGTGCGGGGTGAGACCAAATGAGAATGACCATGTATGTCAGGCGTGCGGGCATACCCGTTTTATAAAAGGGGTGAGTGAGCGTTTAAAGGAGCTTGCTGATCAGGAAAGTGACAAAGGAAAACGGCCGCCTTATGTCCATCAGCTTCCGCTTCAATTTATTCCGGGTGTTGGTGCAAGAACTTTAGAAAAGCTGAAAACAGTATTTCAAACGGAAATGAATATTCTACATCAAGCAACTGAAAAAGAACTGAAAAATGTACTGCCAGAAAAAACAGCTAATTACATCATAAAAGCAAGAAAGGGAGAAGTTGGACTGATCGCTGGCGGAGGCGGAGTCTATGGCAAGGTGGATATCAACCATGAAGCAACTTAA